The Chitinophagales bacterium genomic sequence GTATTGCGAAGGGGTGGAAGTGTTAATGATACATATAGGAGGTTATCCCGGGAAATATGCGCCTTCTGTCAGGGAAGAGATGAAGACAAACCCGCCAAAACTATTTATATCCGGTCATTCGCATATACTCAAAGTTATGAATGACGCTCAACTGAAATGCCTGCACATAAATCCCGGTGCTGCGGGTAATCATGGCTGGCATAAAGTACGCACCATAGTTCGCCTGGCCATAGACGGAGACAGGATGAGTAACTGTGAAGTTATAGAACTGGGTAAAAGAGGTAGCGGTTAACCTTACTTATTGTTCTTACCCTGCAACATGGGGACAAATGAGAAGTCTCCCATTTCCTGCTGTGTGATGTTGCCATCTTTATCTTTGAGTATCAACAGCATTTTCTGGCCATTGTCGTCACCTACCGGGGCTACCATTCTGCCACCCGGTTTCAGTTGTTCCAGCAGTTTTTCAGGGATGTAAGGCGCAGCGGCCGTAATAATTATTTTATCGAAAGGTGCATAACTGGGCAGGCCTTCGTAGCCATCACCATAAAAGCGTTTCAGGTTGGGGTATTTCTTTATGAAGAAAAATTTAGCAACGAAGTCGTATAGTTCTTTCTGTCTTTCTATGCTGTACACCATGGCGCCCAGTTCTGCGAGTACACAAGCCTGGTAAGCGCTGCCGGTTCCGATCTCCAGTACCTTATCAAATTTTTTTATCTGCAACAGTTCTGTCTGGTAGGCTACTGTATAGGGTTGAGAAATGGTTTGATTTGCAGAGATAGGGAATGCCCGGTCCTCATATGCTATACGTTCAAAAGCCTGGTCGAGGAAGAAGTGACGTGGAATAGCATCTATAGCAGCAAGCACTTTCTCATCTTTTATCCCTTTCTCCCTGAGCGTAGTCAGTAGTTGTTTTCTTAATCCCTTGTGCAGATAATTGTCATCTTTCGGCCTGCTCTGATAACTCTGGTGCATGCTGCAAAATTAATCCGTGATCACGTAAAAAAAAGTATGGGGATAAATATTGAGGGAACTACTTAAAGTTCATCACCAGTCCCATACCTACATAGTTCTGTTGTAATACGGGTTTCACCTTCATGGAAATATCCCTGGATATATCGAAATTCTTCAGGTGGGCAGAAGCTACTGCATCCATTATCTGTAGTGCATAGCCAACTGATGTGAGCAATACAATAATGTCCAGGTCTTTTTTATAATTGTTTTGCAGGCGTTGTAATTGTGTAGCATCATAAAACTGCGTCAGGTCGTTGTAGGTACCCGGGTCTCCGTCTATAGAATATATGTAAGCCTGCCTGTAGTCCCTGTATTTAGTATAGTTATAACCGATAAAGTAGCCCGCTCCGCCCAGTATGGCATATACCAGCGG encodes the following:
- a CDS encoding protein-L-isoaspartate(D-aspartate) O-methyltransferase, producing MHQSYQSRPKDDNYLHKGLRKQLLTTLREKGIKDEKVLAAIDAIPRHFFLDQAFERIAYEDRAFPISANQTISQPYTVAYQTELLQIKKFDKVLEIGTGSAYQACVLAELGAMVYSIERQKELYDFVAKFFFIKKYPNLKRFYGDGYEGLPSYAPFDKIIITAAAPYIPEKLLEQLKPGGRMVAPVGDDNGQKMLLILKDKDGNITQQEMGDFSFVPMLQGKNNK
- a CDS encoding metallophosphoesterase family protein, translating into MTRIGIISDTHGYLDEAVFKYFKDCDEIWHAGDFGNTEVIGQLQAFKPLKGVYGNIDGHMIRAEFPEKLRWYCEGVEVLMIHIGGYPGKYAPSVREEMKTNPPKLFISGHSHILKVMNDAQLKCLHINPGAAGNHGWHKVRTIVRLAIDGDRMSNCEVIELGKRGSG